One region of Osmia lignaria lignaria isolate PbOS001 chromosome 7, iyOsmLign1, whole genome shotgun sequence genomic DNA includes:
- the LOC117609767 gene encoding uncharacterized protein LOC117609767, whose protein sequence is MLFNRFPKNSSFQSKWIEVIVNWGCSQDNIVKHSSICSLHFEVHCILTNGFAPSRLKAGAVPTLFFNEVKESVADTEDILPDTHGNDTPAIKAEVVDKHDEDVTESTVKRNFAKATQSGNVQTISRKPMIEYCGKQTPGASGHAERERGKRQIDS, encoded by the exons ATGTTATTTAACAGGTTTCCGAAAAACTCTTCCTTTCAAAGTAAGTGGATAGAAGTCATTGTAAATTGGGGTTGTAGTCAAGATAATATAGTAAAACACAGTAGCATATGCAGTTTACATTTTGAAGTACATTGCATTCTGACAAATGGATTTGCACCTAGTCGGCTAAAAGCAGGTGCTGTGCCAACACTGTTTTTCAATGAAGTGAAAGAAAG tgTGGCCGATACAGAGGATATATTGCCTGATACGCATGGAAATGATACACCAGCAATTAAGGCAGAAGTTGTCGACAAACATGATGAGGATGTCACTGAAAGCA CGGTAAAAAGAAACTTCGCAAAAGCGACGCAGTCTGGAAACGTCCAGACGATTTCGAGAAAACCGATGATAGAGTATTGCGGGAAACAGACGCCAGGCGCGAGCGGACACGCGGAACGCGAGCGCGGAAAACGCCAAATTGATTCCTGA